The following proteins are encoded in a genomic region of Sorangiineae bacterium MSr12523:
- a CDS encoding DNA polymerase domain-containing protein, protein MATNAKNEDSEVLSVDGHDVAVTHPSKPYFTKETKLSKLDIVRYYLSVAPGALGGIRGRPIVLKRFVDGAEGEAFYQKRAPEKRPPWVRTVTLAFPSGRTAQEIVVDDAAGLAWVVNLGCLELHPHAVRETAMEHPDELRVDLDPGPGVVWEDVRRVALEVRALLEEHGLTGWPKTSGSRGIHINVRIEPRWSFSDVRRAALALSREIERRVPTLATSKWWKEERHGVFLDYNQNAKDRTTCSAYSVRPLPDARVSTPLEWSEVPDCNPADFTVLTVPARFAERGDPHARIDEFPGSLEPLLELANRDEAAGLGDAPWPPHFRKGDSESTRVAPSRAKGVKAASKGASKAPRSKAPKMPLLIIAHSPSKEAALAGLERWKAKYPAVVPHLAVDDVLIDAMRGRSSTWTRIRVNLRHVPEAERPPQETPDPDDDPTRAWREAMRKSP, encoded by the coding sequence GTGGCCACCAACGCGAAGAACGAGGATTCGGAGGTGCTCTCGGTGGACGGGCACGACGTTGCCGTCACCCATCCGAGCAAGCCCTACTTCACGAAGGAAACGAAGCTCTCCAAGCTCGACATCGTGCGCTACTACCTGTCGGTGGCGCCCGGTGCATTGGGCGGAATTCGCGGGCGGCCCATCGTGCTGAAGCGCTTCGTCGACGGCGCCGAGGGGGAGGCGTTCTACCAAAAGCGTGCCCCGGAAAAGCGGCCTCCGTGGGTTCGCACCGTCACCTTGGCCTTTCCCTCCGGGCGCACCGCGCAAGAGATCGTCGTGGACGACGCCGCGGGGCTCGCCTGGGTGGTGAACCTCGGCTGCCTGGAGTTGCACCCGCACGCGGTGCGCGAGACGGCGATGGAGCACCCCGACGAGCTGCGCGTGGATCTCGATCCGGGACCCGGCGTCGTTTGGGAGGACGTGCGCCGCGTGGCGCTGGAGGTGCGGGCGCTGTTGGAAGAGCACGGGCTGACGGGATGGCCGAAGACCAGCGGCTCCCGTGGGATCCACATCAACGTGCGCATCGAGCCGCGATGGTCCTTCAGCGACGTGCGTCGCGCCGCGCTGGCGTTGTCGCGGGAAATCGAGCGCCGGGTCCCGACCTTGGCCACGTCGAAGTGGTGGAAGGAGGAGCGCCACGGCGTGTTCCTGGACTACAACCAGAACGCGAAGGATCGGACGACGTGCTCCGCCTATTCGGTGCGCCCGCTCCCCGATGCGCGGGTCTCGACGCCCCTCGAGTGGAGCGAGGTGCCCGATTGCAATCCGGCCGACTTCACCGTGCTCACGGTGCCGGCACGATTTGCCGAGCGTGGCGATCCCCACGCGCGCATCGACGAGTTCCCAGGTTCACTCGAGCCGCTGCTGGAGCTCGCCAATCGGGACGAGGCGGCGGGTCTCGGGGATGCCCCATGGCCTCCGCATTTCCGCAAAGGCGACAGCGAATCGACGCGCGTCGCCCCTTCACGGGCCAAGGGCGTCAAGGCGGCGAGCAAAGGCGCGAGCAAGGCGCCGCGCAGCAAGGCACCCAAAATGCCGCTCCTCATCATCGCGCACTCGCCAAGCAAAGAAGCCGCGCTCGCCGGTCTGGAGCGATGGAAGGCGAAGTACCCCGCCGTCGTCCCGCACCTCGCCGTCGACGACGTGCTGATCGACGCGATGCGCGGGCGCTCCTCGACTTGGACGCGCATCCGCGTCAACCTCCGCCACGTTCCCGAGGCCGAGCGCCCGCCGCAAGAGACGCCCGATCCCGACGACGACCCGACCCGCGCCTGGCGCGAGGCCATGCGCAAATCTCCTTAG
- a CDS encoding GyrI-like domain-containing protein yields the protein MKYAERDAFEVVGIEIRTTNADEVTPRGKIPGLWQRFFSDGVLDAIPHRKLGAPIVAVYSNYENGVHGAYSLLLGTEVTAIDRLPEGLVARAVPKAKYAIFESNQGPTSQVVPDVWKRIWNWGEGTRALAADFEVYDERARDPANARVDVFISVVGP from the coding sequence ATGAAATATGCCGAACGCGACGCCTTCGAGGTCGTCGGGATTGAAATCCGCACGACCAATGCCGACGAGGTCACGCCACGGGGAAAGATCCCAGGCCTCTGGCAGCGCTTTTTCTCCGACGGTGTCCTGGATGCGATTCCGCACCGCAAACTCGGGGCGCCCATCGTGGCCGTGTATTCCAATTACGAGAACGGCGTCCACGGCGCGTATTCGCTGCTGCTCGGCACGGAGGTGACCGCCATCGACCGGCTCCCCGAAGGTCTGGTTGCGCGAGCCGTACCCAAAGCGAAATATGCCATTTTCGAATCGAACCAAGGCCCGACCTCCCAAGTCGTGCCCGATGTCTGGAAGCGCATTTGGAATTGGGGCGAGGGCACCCGTGCCTTAGCGGCCGACTTCGAAGTCTACGACGAGCGCGCCCGCGATCCCGCAAACGCGCGGGTCGACGTGTTCATCTCCGTCGTAGGCCCCTAG
- a CDS encoding ABC transporter ATP-binding protein: MDDALRVSNLRVVRGARPVVDDVTFTARAGRILGVLGPNGAGKSTLVKAIAGILPYDGDIDLEGLSAAQLDRAERARRIAYVPQQSELRSPLSVREVVAQGRYAHHVGRIRGTDGDRSAIERAIHLAEAASLADRPFTALSQGERQRVLLARALATEARLLLLDEPTAALDVGHALRLYRLLRTLAKAGYAILAVLHPLEEALDWTDDAIVLERGRIVLSGATREVIRAGSLERIYGVHLVPNGALGFRLPQEEPS; the protein is encoded by the coding sequence ATGGATGACGCCCTTCGCGTGTCCAACCTTCGCGTCGTGCGCGGGGCGCGGCCCGTGGTGGACGATGTCACCTTCACGGCACGGGCGGGGCGCATCCTCGGTGTGCTCGGCCCCAACGGCGCCGGCAAATCGACGCTGGTCAAGGCGATCGCGGGCATCTTGCCCTATGACGGCGACATCGACCTCGAGGGGCTCTCCGCCGCGCAGCTCGATCGGGCCGAGCGCGCGCGGCGCATCGCCTACGTGCCGCAGCAGTCGGAGCTGCGCTCACCGCTCTCGGTGCGCGAGGTCGTCGCGCAAGGGCGCTACGCGCACCACGTCGGCCGCATTCGAGGCACCGACGGCGATCGCTCCGCCATCGAGCGCGCCATCCACCTCGCCGAGGCCGCATCGCTCGCCGATCGCCCCTTCACCGCACTGTCGCAGGGCGAACGCCAGCGCGTGCTCCTCGCCCGCGCCCTGGCCACCGAGGCGCGCCTCCTCCTTCTCGACGAGCCCACCGCCGCCCTCGACGTCGGCCATGCGCTGCGTCTCTATCGCTTGCTGCGCACCCTCGCCAAAGCGGGCTACGCGATCCTCGCGGTCTTGCACCCGCTGGAGGAGGCCCTCGACTGGACCGACGACGCCATCGTGCTCGAACGCGGCCGCATCGTTCTTTCGGGCGCCACCCGCGAGGTCATCCGCGCCGGCTCGCTGGAACGAATTTACGGCGTGCACCTCGTGCCCAACGGCGCACTCGGTTTCCGACTGCCGCAGGAGGAA
- a CDS encoding ATP-dependent DNA ligase codes for MHLPVPPPVLPMLAKRVSALPEGEGWIFEPKWDGFRVLVFRDGEEIFIQSRDEKPLNRYFPELMDPLRAQLPERCVLDGELVIARGSALDFEALQLRIHPAASRIKLLAGEMPASMVFWDVLCEGESDLRELPFHERRARLEALLAAAQPPLHITPATTDRAAAEDWFKRFEGAGLDGVMAKPAAGVYEPNKRVMLKVKHERECDCVVAGFRWHKGGEHTAIGSLLLGLYDEAGTLHHVGVAASFTTKKRAELVEYLAPYRDNALENHPWKHWAEAMMPGEDATPGQRVPGGKSRWSQGKDLSWEPLRAELVVEVAYDHMQGSRFRHTAHFRRWRTDKKPADCTYAQLEVVAPHELSSIFGTATR; via the coding sequence ATGCACCTACCTGTCCCGCCGCCGGTCCTCCCCATGCTCGCCAAGCGCGTTTCCGCCCTGCCCGAGGGCGAAGGATGGATCTTCGAGCCCAAGTGGGATGGCTTTCGCGTGCTCGTCTTCCGCGACGGCGAGGAGATATTCATTCAGAGCCGCGACGAAAAGCCGCTCAATCGGTATTTTCCGGAGCTGATGGATCCGCTGCGCGCGCAATTGCCCGAGCGGTGCGTGCTCGATGGCGAATTGGTGATTGCGCGGGGCAGCGCGCTCGATTTCGAAGCGTTGCAACTTCGCATTCACCCGGCTGCGTCGCGCATCAAGCTCCTCGCCGGCGAGATGCCCGCCTCGATGGTCTTTTGGGACGTGCTTTGCGAGGGCGAGAGCGACCTGCGCGAGTTGCCCTTCCACGAGCGCCGCGCGCGGCTCGAGGCGTTGCTCGCCGCAGCCCAGCCCCCGCTGCACATCACGCCCGCCACGACGGATCGAGCCGCGGCGGAGGACTGGTTCAAGCGCTTCGAGGGCGCCGGTCTCGATGGGGTGATGGCCAAGCCCGCGGCAGGCGTCTACGAACCGAACAAGCGCGTGATGCTCAAGGTGAAACACGAGCGCGAGTGCGACTGCGTGGTGGCCGGCTTCCGTTGGCACAAGGGCGGTGAGCACACGGCCATTGGGTCGCTGCTCCTCGGCCTTTACGATGAGGCGGGCACGCTGCATCACGTGGGCGTGGCGGCGAGCTTCACCACGAAAAAGCGCGCCGAGCTCGTCGAATATCTCGCGCCATATCGCGACAATGCCTTGGAGAACCATCCCTGGAAGCATTGGGCGGAGGCGATGATGCCCGGCGAAGACGCCACCCCGGGCCAACGTGTGCCGGGCGGCAAGAGCCGCTGGAGTCAGGGCAAAGATTTGTCGTGGGAGCCACTGCGGGCGGAGCTCGTGGTGGAAGTGGCCTATGACCATATGCAGGGTTCACGATTTCGACACACGGCGCATTTCCGGCGCTGGCGCACGGACAAGAAGCCGGCCGATTGCACCTACGCGCAGCTCGAGGTGGTGGCGCCGCACGAGCTGTCCTCGATTTTTGGAACGGCGACGCGCTGA
- a CDS encoding AraC family transcriptional regulator, which yields MSGFSAYTSLVRDSSRTEYQTRIHRVLGHIEDHIAEDLPLEQLARVACLSPFHFHRVFRAMMNEGLNAFVQRRRLEHAARELDGRRHTTILEVANRYGYENAAAFSRAFRRQFGVSATEWRRSEGNARRVRLLGEKERTRSKDRKIGTDLGEPVWEKLTHRGTTMPPAAESARPRIERLPRVDAVAMHYVGAYGSSDITKLWMRLMAHADAMGVVHAETECVGILHDDPAITEPERCRYDACVIVARPISDALVSSVVLPGGDYLVFPFVGAPVDVDPAWDAVYRALVDSGYQPANGPNLEWYPPQPILDPAKGVFRCKMCVPVVSL from the coding sequence GTGAGCGGGTTCTCCGCGTACACTTCCTTGGTGCGCGACAGCTCTCGAACCGAATACCAAACGCGGATTCATCGCGTGCTCGGTCACATCGAGGACCACATTGCGGAGGACCTGCCGCTCGAGCAGCTGGCGCGCGTCGCGTGTTTGTCGCCTTTTCATTTTCATCGCGTGTTTCGGGCCATGATGAACGAGGGGCTGAACGCGTTCGTGCAGCGGAGGCGGCTCGAGCATGCGGCGCGGGAGCTCGATGGCCGGCGGCACACGACGATTCTCGAGGTGGCCAATCGGTACGGATATGAGAACGCGGCCGCGTTCTCGCGGGCCTTTCGGCGGCAATTTGGCGTGAGCGCGACCGAGTGGCGGCGAAGTGAGGGGAACGCGCGGCGCGTGCGACTGCTCGGGGAAAAAGAGAGGACCCGGAGCAAAGACCGCAAGATCGGCACAGACCTCGGCGAGCCCGTGTGGGAGAAGCTTACCCATCGAGGAACGACCATGCCGCCCGCCGCCGAATCCGCACGTCCACGCATCGAACGACTGCCGCGAGTCGATGCCGTGGCCATGCACTACGTGGGCGCCTACGGCAGCAGCGACATCACCAAGCTCTGGATGCGCCTCATGGCGCACGCCGATGCAATGGGCGTGGTTCACGCCGAGACGGAATGCGTTGGTATTCTCCATGACGATCCGGCCATCACCGAGCCGGAGCGCTGCCGCTACGACGCCTGCGTCATCGTCGCGCGACCCATCTCCGATGCGCTCGTCTCGTCCGTGGTGCTGCCAGGCGGTGACTACCTCGTATTCCCATTCGTCGGTGCGCCGGTGGATGTCGACCCCGCGTGGGACGCCGTTTACCGTGCACTCGTCGACAGCGGCTACCAGCCTGCCAATGGCCCGAACCTCGAATGGTATCCCCCGCAGCCCATTCTGGATCCGGCCAAAGGTGTATTTCGTTGCAAGATGTGTGTTCCCGTCGTCTCTCTCTGA
- a CDS encoding M23 family metallopeptidase: MKAIHVAVFALPLLTGVFSCASEDTTASAPAEQSNLETAAIQAAPTFAPTFKAPFPCGQQWTFSHHSAEVRRALDFIRTDGGSTNGTPNLASAAGTAYRYYEAGGAGNYVVIDHGSGWKTYYFHLSQFSISHGQYVEQGQQIGLTGATGNVTGPHIHYEQLYNGVGQNITINGSGLPYPGQYYQNYLTSDNGCGGGGGKWWVDTFAQAVGYNDANMSDAQGELYKGTNYVYCKVWGKEVRNGDQFNHWWLRTDLDVTYAGKNGRNAYVSAYYLAKWGNDEAKDNNGTVIPDCP; this comes from the coding sequence ATGAAAGCCATTCACGTCGCAGTGTTTGCGTTGCCGCTGTTGACTGGTGTTTTCTCGTGCGCGTCGGAGGATACGACGGCGTCGGCACCGGCCGAGCAGTCCAATCTCGAGACGGCAGCCATTCAAGCTGCGCCCACGTTTGCTCCCACGTTCAAGGCGCCATTCCCGTGTGGCCAGCAATGGACATTCAGCCATCACTCGGCCGAGGTGCGCCGCGCACTCGATTTCATTCGCACCGACGGTGGTTCCACCAACGGAACGCCGAACCTCGCCTCGGCCGCCGGAACGGCGTACCGGTATTACGAAGCCGGCGGTGCGGGCAATTACGTGGTCATCGACCACGGCAGCGGCTGGAAGACGTACTACTTCCACCTTTCGCAATTTTCCATTTCCCACGGCCAATACGTGGAACAAGGCCAGCAGATCGGCCTCACCGGAGCCACCGGCAACGTGACGGGGCCGCACATCCACTACGAGCAGCTCTACAACGGAGTGGGCCAGAACATTACAATCAATGGATCGGGGCTGCCGTATCCGGGTCAGTATTATCAAAATTATCTAACCAGCGACAATGGCTGCGGGGGTGGGGGAGGCAAGTGGTGGGTCGACACCTTTGCCCAGGCCGTCGGCTACAACGATGCGAACATGTCCGATGCCCAGGGAGAGCTCTACAAAGGCACGAACTACGTTTACTGCAAGGTGTGGGGCAAAGAGGTGCGCAACGGAGATCAGTTCAACCACTGGTGGCTGCGGACGGACCTGGACGTGACGTACGCCGGCAAAAACGGGCGCAACGCGTACGTCTCGGCGTATTACCTCGCCAAGTGGGGCAACGACGAGGCGAAGGACAACAACGGGACGGTGATCCCCGATTGTCCGTGA
- a CDS encoding RraA family protein produces MSDYRAFQELSPTALANVLTREHVMDIGVRPLWAGMPLVAGPAYTVRCEPGDNLMLHAAIYRAPAGSVVVVDAGGDTNYAVAGGNVCAIARKRGIAAFVVDGVVRDLAEIRESAFPVFARGVIPIPGIKDRVAPLNAPVQCAGVRVSPGDVVVADEEGIVVVPHAEADTILREARKRADKEASETLDAWESAHRSRVEEILRTKGFV; encoded by the coding sequence ATGAGCGACTACCGCGCATTCCAAGAGCTGTCTCCCACCGCACTGGCCAACGTTCTGACGCGCGAGCACGTGATGGATATCGGCGTTCGCCCGCTGTGGGCAGGGATGCCCCTCGTGGCCGGCCCCGCCTACACGGTTCGCTGCGAGCCGGGCGACAACTTGATGCTGCACGCGGCCATTTACCGCGCGCCGGCCGGTTCCGTGGTGGTGGTCGACGCCGGCGGCGATACGAATTACGCCGTTGCCGGCGGCAACGTCTGCGCCATCGCTCGAAAGCGTGGCATCGCGGCGTTCGTCGTCGATGGCGTCGTCCGTGATCTCGCCGAGATCCGAGAAAGCGCCTTTCCCGTTTTCGCGCGCGGCGTCATCCCCATTCCCGGTATCAAGGATCGCGTTGCGCCGCTCAATGCGCCCGTTCAGTGCGCCGGGGTGCGCGTCTCTCCCGGCGATGTGGTGGTGGCCGACGAAGAGGGCATTGTCGTCGTACCCCACGCCGAGGCCGACACCATCTTAAGGGAGGCGAGAAAGCGCGCCGACAAAGAGGCCAGCGAAACCTTGGACGCCTGGGAATCCGCCCACCGCTCTCGCGTCGAAGAGATTTTGCGCACCAAAGGGTTCGTCTGA
- a CDS encoding TonB-dependent receptor — protein MAALSMGAALASMPAYGEEPVAEVHVTGDAVRDPIAPKDRAVASSVVPRERLVGPGLEAQDVLRTQPGVAVSESGGFGALATAAIRGATAASTPVYLAGVRLNDDVAGTADLSMVPLWLIDRIEIYRGNAPLEADRLAPGGAIFFEPRRPQSNRGGFGYYGGSWGTSKAWVHQALNAGPVQALVGVSADHATNRYPFIDDHGTLLDGSQGTAASRENADQRTLEGWGLARVDLGKGAYVDVLANGISREQGVATLAVRQSTRARGRTERALGAVTVHVPLDARERYVLDARTSFLVGSTSYDDPLRELSLKYTKLDIVGRRIEQSLAARLELGERLTLRPMVNVAHERIERDPDDVPIGRAHREFGRAALGAEARLVPGVTLRALGSGECHHTGATDATCDVLEPTGRIGVQLGDGRVRMLANLGRYVRVPTLGEVYGVASTVHGNPNLAPEDGYTADLGLRIQTNRIGFLEGAFLDAFVFAHSVDGLIAYQRAGQGYVVPYNVGRARVLGAELLGGVALTKFVRAEVAATFMDPRDTSPERTTVNDILPFRSRLIAVPRLRADWKRTNRQGPSAVGGEARAVYQASRYADPAGLGVIDEQVSFDLEAYVAWFDGVLTTRARVADLFDARRTDIIGYPLPGRSAYFGVEASW, from the coding sequence GTGGCAGCGCTCTCGATGGGCGCAGCACTGGCATCCATGCCGGCGTACGGCGAAGAGCCTGTCGCCGAAGTGCACGTGACGGGTGATGCCGTGCGTGATCCGATCGCGCCAAAGGACCGGGCCGTCGCCAGCTCGGTCGTCCCGCGCGAGCGGCTCGTCGGGCCGGGGCTCGAGGCGCAAGACGTGCTCCGCACGCAACCCGGCGTGGCCGTCAGTGAGTCGGGCGGCTTTGGTGCGCTGGCCACCGCGGCCATCCGAGGCGCCACGGCGGCGTCGACGCCCGTGTACCTCGCGGGGGTTCGCCTGAACGATGACGTGGCCGGCACGGCGGACCTCTCCATGGTGCCGCTCTGGCTCATCGATCGCATCGAGATCTACCGCGGCAATGCCCCGCTGGAGGCCGATCGGCTCGCGCCGGGCGGGGCCATTTTTTTCGAGCCTCGACGGCCGCAATCCAACCGGGGCGGCTTTGGCTACTACGGCGGTTCCTGGGGCACGAGCAAAGCCTGGGTGCATCAAGCGCTGAACGCCGGCCCCGTGCAGGCGCTGGTCGGCGTGAGCGCGGACCATGCGACGAATCGGTACCCTTTCATCGACGACCACGGGACGCTCTTGGACGGAAGCCAGGGCACGGCGGCGAGTCGTGAGAACGCGGACCAGCGCACCCTCGAGGGCTGGGGCCTCGCCCGCGTGGACCTCGGCAAGGGCGCGTACGTCGACGTGCTCGCCAACGGCATCTCCCGCGAGCAAGGCGTCGCCACCTTGGCGGTGCGCCAGTCGACACGCGCACGCGGCCGCACCGAGCGTGCCCTCGGGGCCGTCACCGTGCACGTGCCGCTCGATGCACGCGAACGCTACGTGCTCGATGCGCGCACCTCGTTTCTCGTCGGCAGCACGTCGTACGACGACCCGCTCCGCGAGCTGTCGCTGAAGTACACGAAGCTCGACATCGTCGGCCGGCGCATCGAGCAATCCCTCGCCGCGCGCCTCGAGCTCGGCGAGCGCCTCACGCTTCGCCCCATGGTGAACGTCGCCCACGAGCGCATCGAACGCGATCCCGACGATGTGCCCATCGGCCGCGCCCACCGCGAATTCGGCCGCGCCGCCCTCGGCGCCGAGGCGCGCCTCGTCCCCGGCGTAACCCTGCGGGCGCTCGGCAGCGGCGAGTGCCACCACACCGGCGCGACCGATGCCACCTGCGACGTGCTCGAGCCCACGGGCCGCATCGGGGTGCAGCTCGGCGATGGACGCGTGCGCATGCTCGCCAACCTGGGTCGCTACGTGCGCGTGCCGACCTTGGGCGAGGTCTATGGCGTGGCGAGCACGGTGCATGGCAACCCGAACCTCGCGCCGGAAGACGGATACACGGCAGACCTGGGGCTCCGCATCCAAACGAATCGCATCGGCTTCCTCGAGGGAGCGTTTCTCGATGCCTTCGTCTTCGCGCACTCGGTGGACGGGCTCATCGCCTACCAGCGCGCCGGCCAAGGCTACGTCGTTCCGTACAACGTCGGACGCGCGCGCGTGCTCGGCGCGGAGCTTCTCGGCGGCGTCGCGCTCACCAAGTTCGTGCGCGCGGAGGTGGCCGCCACCTTCATGGATCCGCGCGACACCTCGCCGGAGCGCACCACGGTGAATGACATTCTGCCGTTTCGGTCACGCCTCATCGCTGTGCCGCGCCTTCGTGCCGACTGGAAGCGCACGAACCGCCAGGGACCGAGCGCCGTCGGCGGCGAAGCGCGCGCCGTCTATCAAGCGAGCCGCTACGCCGATCCCGCGGGCCTCGGCGTCATCGACGAACAGGTATCCTTCGACCTGGAGGCCTACGTCGCGTGGTTCGACGGCGTGCTCACCACGCGCGCCCGCGTGGCCGATCTCTTCGATGCGCGGCGCACGGACATCATCGGTTATCCGCTCCCCGGACGGAGCGCGTACTTCGGCGTGGAGGCCTCATGGTGA
- a CDS encoding PQQ-like beta-propeller repeat protein, protein MVKQSIFALLFLAACNVSPAPQSTGGLPFDGGAGSSCERAVAVVTSDYKSTNIVVSSLDGVTQSQSFVSSGAAKPGLALALSGDVDVPFAAPGSKRVVILDRYGTNVITWMDLGTARVIAQLPIGTGFQSNPHDYLDVDARRAYVSRYGTNPSPGAQSFDQGGDLLVLDTEKFAITGRIPMPEDVPGIQPCPDAMAWLRGQVVVSLGRWSADFARTGDGRLVAVAPATNRIVWTVDIPGLQACGRLAVSPSGDLAAVACSSKLNMTTHKFDPKGSDIVLYDTTVLPPKEIRRFDLGKKLDVGLQPTITFAAEDRILALSYGGNGKVGDAAFALNTTTGEVVQLAEAPKAYVLGGMHCAPGCGDVCLLGDAQRNRLRRWHVTAERGFEPLEDAVLDTLIGLPPRSIGGL, encoded by the coding sequence ATGGTGAAGCAATCGATCTTCGCGCTGCTCTTTCTCGCGGCGTGCAACGTATCCCCCGCTCCCCAATCGACGGGCGGCCTGCCCTTCGACGGCGGCGCGGGATCTTCGTGCGAGCGCGCCGTGGCCGTGGTCACCAGCGACTACAAGTCGACGAACATCGTGGTCTCCTCGCTGGACGGTGTCACGCAGTCGCAGTCCTTCGTCTCGAGCGGCGCGGCCAAACCGGGCCTCGCCCTCGCACTCTCCGGCGATGTCGACGTGCCCTTCGCGGCACCTGGCTCGAAGCGCGTGGTCATCCTGGACCGCTACGGCACGAACGTCATCACCTGGATGGATCTCGGCACGGCACGCGTCATCGCGCAGCTACCCATCGGCACCGGCTTTCAGTCGAACCCGCACGATTACCTCGACGTCGATGCTCGCCGCGCCTACGTGTCGCGGTACGGAACCAATCCGTCGCCGGGCGCGCAGTCCTTCGATCAAGGCGGCGATCTCCTCGTGCTCGATACCGAGAAGTTCGCCATCACCGGGCGCATCCCCATGCCCGAGGACGTTCCTGGCATTCAGCCCTGCCCCGACGCCATGGCGTGGCTTCGCGGGCAAGTGGTGGTGAGCCTCGGCCGCTGGTCCGCCGACTTCGCGCGCACCGGCGATGGTCGCTTGGTCGCCGTCGCACCGGCTACGAACCGCATCGTCTGGACCGTGGACATCCCGGGCCTTCAAGCCTGCGGTCGCCTGGCCGTCTCGCCGTCGGGCGATTTGGCCGCGGTGGCCTGCTCCAGCAAGTTGAACATGACGACGCACAAGTTCGACCCCAAGGGCAGCGACATCGTCCTCTACGACACGACGGTGCTTCCGCCCAAGGAGATCCGCCGTTTCGATCTGGGCAAGAAGCTCGACGTGGGGCTGCAACCGACCATCACCTTCGCGGCCGAAGATCGCATCCTCGCGCTCTCTTACGGCGGCAATGGCAAGGTGGGCGACGCCGCATTCGCGCTGAATACGACGACCGGCGAGGTCGTGCAGCTCGCGGAGGCGCCGAAGGCCTACGTGCTCGGCGGCATGCATTGCGCGCCCGGCTGCGGCGATGTTTGCCTTCTCGGGGATGCGCAACGCAACCGCTTGCGACGATGGCATGTCACGGCCGAGCGCGGGTTCGAGCCGCTCGAGGATGCGGTGCTCGATACACTGATCGGTCTTCCGCCGCGCAGCATCGGAGGATTGTAA
- a CDS encoding iron ABC transporter permease produces MRAALVYGVLLVALVGLVLASLLVGAGDLHDLGLRSTLLTLRASRLGAALLVGAALAVAGLVIQGLFRNPLADTSVLGTSAGATLGGSAAVLGLELLFAGRGPRGISPDAVLPVGCLLGALVALAIILVLLQRAGDLLSIILTGFLLSSLFLSLGSLVTSLAQERWELGRAVVSFTLGGLSATGPLHLALAAPLVIAGIGAAWFWAKPLDLLLSGDEEAASLGVNVAEVRRYCVLWIAVLTAGAVSLGGNLAFVGLLVPHALRPLLGVEHRRLVPVTALAGAVFVAACDLLARSLPARGEIPLGVLTGLLGAPAFLVILARLQKGAPHG; encoded by the coding sequence GTGAGGGCCGCCCTCGTGTACGGCGTGCTGCTGGTCGCGCTCGTGGGGCTCGTTCTGGCCTCCCTTCTCGTGGGCGCGGGCGATCTTCACGACCTCGGGCTTCGCAGCACCTTGCTCACACTTCGAGCTTCTCGGCTTGGCGCCGCACTTCTCGTGGGTGCGGCGCTCGCGGTGGCGGGGCTGGTCATCCAAGGACTGTTTCGCAATCCCTTGGCGGATACCTCCGTGTTGGGCACCTCGGCGGGTGCAACCCTCGGGGGAAGCGCGGCGGTCTTGGGGCTCGAGCTGCTCTTCGCCGGACGCGGCCCTCGCGGCATCTCGCCCGATGCCGTGCTGCCCGTGGGCTGCTTGCTCGGCGCGCTCGTGGCGCTGGCGATCATCCTCGTGCTCTTGCAGCGTGCGGGCGATCTGCTCTCGATCATCCTCACCGGATTTCTCCTGTCGTCGCTTTTTCTCAGCCTGGGAAGCCTCGTCACCAGCCTGGCGCAAGAGCGGTGGGAGCTCGGGCGCGCCGTGGTGTCGTTCACCTTGGGTGGACTCAGCGCGACAGGCCCATTGCACCTGGCGCTCGCGGCGCCGCTGGTGATCGCCGGCATTGGTGCCGCATGGTTCTGGGCGAAGCCGCTCGATCTGCTTCTGTCCGGCGATGAAGAGGCGGCGTCGCTCGGCGTGAACGTCGCCGAGGTGCGCCGTTATTGCGTGCTCTGGATCGCCGTGCTCACGGCGGGCGCCGTTTCCCTCGGAGGCAACCTCGCCTTCGTGGGCCTGCTCGTACCGCACGCGTTGCGGCCACTCCTGGGCGTGGAGCATCGCCGCCTGGTGCCGGTCACCGCACTCGCGGGCGCCGTCTTCGTGGCGGCGTGCGATCTGCTCGCGCGCTCGCTACCCGCCCGCGGGGAGATCCCGCTGGGCGTGCTCACGGGGCTGCTCGGTGCGCCGGCGTTCCTGGTCATCCTGGCGCGCCTGCAGAAGGGGGCACCGCATGGATGA